The Kordia sp. SMS9 genome window below encodes:
- a CDS encoding RimK family alpha-L-glutamate ligase: MKKFLILILTDHSAHTIENSMYVTASELTNHELCAYVDVATLGISKNQAFLESFDTNHLWVKRIDNTFEFTENSTFFDNHLIKRNVQEYDFVWLRLPPPLSKVQLDFLEEVFKNQVVINRPSGIAMAGTKKYLLNFPELCPPMQLCTSVDEIINFTETHKEIVLKPLNSYGGKGIVKLNNEIVWIGNERTAKYSFLKELNQQNIEYLAVKYLKKVSQGDKRIVVINGQILGATLRMPAENSWLCNISSGGTSIDTEVTDEEKAIIARINPFLKKIGIGMYGIDTLTNDQGKRILSEINVTSVGGIYQFYKNKGITVVKKAVNELINFFIENANEK, encoded by the coding sequence ATGAAAAAGTTTCTTATTCTTATTCTAACTGATCACAGCGCGCATACTATTGAAAATTCAATGTATGTCACCGCTAGTGAACTTACCAATCATGAGCTTTGTGCCTATGTAGATGTAGCAACGCTTGGAATTTCTAAAAATCAAGCTTTTTTAGAGAGTTTTGATACCAATCATCTTTGGGTAAAACGAATTGACAATACTTTTGAATTTACAGAGAATAGCACATTTTTTGATAACCATTTAATAAAAAGAAATGTACAAGAATATGATTTTGTATGGTTGCGTTTACCGCCACCATTATCAAAAGTTCAACTCGATTTTTTAGAAGAAGTATTTAAAAATCAGGTCGTTATCAATAGACCATCGGGAATAGCTATGGCAGGTACTAAAAAGTACTTATTGAATTTTCCCGAATTATGTCCACCAATGCAGTTGTGTACTTCTGTAGATGAAATTATTAACTTTACTGAAACACATAAAGAAATTGTGTTAAAACCGCTCAATTCTTATGGTGGAAAGGGTATTGTAAAATTGAATAACGAAATTGTTTGGATAGGAAATGAGAGAACGGCAAAATATTCTTTTTTAAAAGAATTGAATCAACAAAACATTGAATATCTAGCTGTAAAATATCTCAAAAAAGTAAGTCAAGGAGATAAAAGAATTGTCGTTATAAATGGTCAAATACTTGGTGCTACATTGCGAATGCCAGCAGAGAATTCTTGGTTGTGTAATATTTCAAGCGGTGGAACTTCAATAGATACTGAAGTTACAGATGAAGAAAAAGCTATAATTGCACGAATAAATCCTTTTTTGAAAAAAATAGGCATTGGCATGTATGGAATTGATACGCTAACAAACGATCAAGGAAAAAGAATTTTATCTGAGATAAATGTTACAAGTGTTGGTGGCATTTATCAGTTTTATAAAAATAAAGGAATTACTGTTGTTAAAAAGGCAGTAAATGAATTAATAAACTTTTTTATTGAAAATGCAAATGAAAAATAA
- a CDS encoding succinylglutamate desuccinylase/aspartoacylase family protein yields MKNNRVRTSQYVEKIDITAIPKETITRYWLKIAEDGLGNPINIPVIVAKGAKQGKAVGITAAVHGNELNGISVIQKLFWELNIKQLKGTIVGIPVVNIPSYIRNQRRFIDDVDLNHIMPGKENGNVSQAYTWQVVHKIIHQFDYLVDLHTASNGRINSYYVRADMNDEVVQKMALLQNAQIIVHNPPSDGTLRGIADELGIPAITMEVGDPNLFQKGHIRDGLTGIYNLLSYLSLLDCEIEENDEDTLICKKSYWIYTAKGGLLTVHTKLTEVVEKGEKIATLRNIFGDITEEYFAPEKGVIIGKNVNPVSQTGGRILHLGILRD; encoded by the coding sequence ATGAAAAATAACAGAGTACGTACCTCACAATATGTAGAGAAAATTGACATAACAGCAATTCCTAAAGAAACCATCACAAGATATTGGCTAAAAATAGCTGAGGATGGTTTAGGAAATCCTATCAATATTCCTGTCATTGTTGCCAAAGGTGCAAAACAAGGAAAAGCTGTCGGGATTACAGCAGCAGTTCACGGAAATGAATTGAATGGAATTTCAGTGATCCAAAAATTGTTTTGGGAACTGAACATTAAACAACTCAAGGGGACTATTGTAGGAATTCCTGTAGTGAATATACCATCATACATACGCAATCAGCGTAGATTTATTGATGACGTCGATTTGAATCATATCATGCCAGGAAAAGAAAACGGAAATGTGAGTCAAGCATATACGTGGCAAGTAGTACATAAAATCATCCATCAATTTGATTACTTAGTTGACTTGCATACGGCGAGTAATGGTCGAATAAATTCGTATTACGTCAGGGCTGACATGAATGATGAAGTCGTTCAAAAAATGGCATTGCTCCAAAATGCGCAGATTATTGTACACAATCCACCAAGCGATGGAACTTTAAGAGGAATTGCTGATGAATTGGGGATTCCTGCAATTACAATGGAAGTAGGCGATCCTAACTTGTTTCAAAAGGGACACATTCGGGATGGACTGACTGGAATTTATAATTTATTGAGTTATTTAAGCTTACTTGATTGTGAAATAGAAGAAAATGATGAAGATACACTTATCTGCAAAAAATCCTATTGGATATATACTGCAAAAGGAGGATTGCTAACTGTTCATACTAAATTAACAGAAGTAGTTGAGAAAGGAGAAAAAATTGCAACACTCAGAAATATTTTTGGAGATATCACAGAAGAATATTTTGCGCCAGAAAAAGGAGTTATTATAGGTAAAAATGTAAATCCCGTTTCACAAACTGGCGGTAGAATTTTACACTTGGGGATTTTGCGAGATTAA